From Oncorhynchus mykiss isolate Arlee chromosome 25, USDA_OmykA_1.1, whole genome shotgun sequence, a single genomic window includes:
- the LOC118944353 gene encoding uncharacterized protein LOC118944353 isoform X1, with translation MLLFLLPYAPCTHAALPSPLCSVYTCCSSFSILLPYALCTHAALPSPLCSVYTCCSSFSILLPYAPCTHAALPSPLCSVYTCCSSFSPMLRVHMLLFLLPYAPCTHAALPSPLCSVYTCCSSFSILLPYAPCTHAALPSLFFSPMLCTHAALPSLFFSPMLRVHMLLFLLYSSPLCSVYTCCSSFSILLPYAPCRHAALPSPLCSVYTCCSSFSILLPYALCTHAALPSLFFSPMLRVHMLLFLLPYAPCTHAALPSPLCSVYTCCSSFSPMLCVHMLLFLLYSSPLCSVYTCCSSFSPMLCVHMLLFLLYSSPLCSVYTCCSSFSILLPYAPCTHAALPSLFFSPMLRVHMLLFLLYSSPLCSV, from the exons atgctgctcttccttctcccctatgctccgtgtacacatgctgctcttccttctcccctatgctctgtgtacacatgctgctcttccttctcTATTCTTCTCCCCTATGCtctgtgtacacatgctgctcttccttctcccctatgctctgtgtacacatgctgctcttccttctcTATTCTTCTCCCCTAtgctccgtgtacacatgctgctcttccttctcccctatgctccgtgtacacatgctgctcttccttctcccctatgctccgtgtacacatgctgctcttccttctcccctatgctccgtgtacacatgctgctcttccttctcccctatgctccgtgtacacatgctgctcttccttctcTATTCTTCTCCCCTAtgctccgtgtacacatgctgctcttccttctcTATTCTTCTCCCCTATgctgtgtacacatgctgctcttccttctcTATTCTTCTCCCCTAtgctccgtgtacacatgctgctcttccttctcTATTCTTCTCCCCTAtgctccgtgtacacatgctgctcttccttctcTATTCTTCTCCCCTATGCTCCGTGTagacatgctgctcttccttctcccctatgctccgtgtacacatgctgctcttccttctcTATTCTTCTCCCCTATGCtctgtgtacacatgctgctcttccttctcTATTCTTCTCCCCTAtgctccgtgtacacatgctgctcttccttctcccctatgctccatgtacacatgctgctcttccttctcccctatgctccgtgtacacatgctgctcttccttctcccctatgctctgtgtacacatgctgctcttccttctcTATTCTTCTCCCCTATGCtctgtgtacacatgctgctcttccttctcccctatgctctgtgtacacatgctgctcttccttctcTATTCTTCTCCCCTAtgctccgtgtacac atgctgctcttccttctcTATTCTTCTCCCCTAtgctccgtgtacacatgctgctcttccttctcTATTCTTCTCCCCTAtgctccgtgtacac atgctgctcttccttctcTATTCTTCTCCCCTATGCTCCGTGTag
- the LOC118944353 gene encoding uncharacterized protein LOC118944353 isoform X2 translates to MLLFLLPYAPCTHAALPSPLCSVYTCCSSFSILLPYALCTHAALPSPLCSVYTCCSSFSILLPYAPCTHAALPSPLCSVYTCCSSFSPMLRVHMLLFLLPYAPCTHAALPSPLCSVYTCCSSFSILLPYAPCTHAALPSLFFSPMLCTHAALPSLFFSPMLRVHMLLFLLYSSPLCSVYTCCSSFSILLPYAPCRHAALPSPLCSVYTCCSSFSPMLRVHMLLFLLPYALCTHAALPSLFFSPMLCVHMLLFLLPYALCTHAALPSLFFSPMLRVHMLLFLLYSSPLCSVYTCCSSFSILLPYAPCTHAALPSPLCSVYTCCSSFSPMLCVHMLLFLLYSSPLCSV, encoded by the exons atgctgctcttccttctcccctatgctccgtgtacacatgctgctcttccttctcccctatgctctgtgtacacatgctgctcttccttctcTATTCTTCTCCCCTATGCtctgtgtacacatgctgctcttccttctcccctatgctctgtgtacacatgctgctcttccttctcTATTCTTCTCCCCTAtgctccgtgtacacatgctgctcttccttctcccctatgctccgtgtacacatgctgctcttccttctcccctatgctccgtgtacacatgctgctcttccttctcccctatgctccgtgtacacatgctgctcttccttctcccctatgctccgtgtacacatgctgctcttccttctcTATTCTTCTCCCCTAtgctccgtgtacacatgctgctcttccttctcTATTCTTCTCCCCTATgctgtgtacacatgctgctcttccttctcTATTCTTCTCCCCTAtgctccgtgtacacatgctgctcttccttctcTATTCTTCTCCCCTAtgctccgtgtacacatgctgctcttccttctcTATTCTTCTCCCCTATGCTCCGTGTagacatgctgctcttccttctcccctatgctccgtgtacac atgctgctcttccttctcccctatgctccgtgtacacatgctgctcttccttctcccctatgctctgtgtacacatgctgctcttccttctcTATTCTTCTCCCCTATGCtctgtgtacacatgctgctcttccttctcccctatgctctgtgtacacatgctgctcttccttctcTATTCTTCTCCCCTAtgctccgtgtacac atgctgctcttccttctcTATTCTTCTCCCCTAtgctccgtgtacacatgctgctcttccttctcTATTCTTCTCCCCTAtgctccgtgtacacatgctgctcttccttctcccctatgctccgtgtacacatgctgctcttccttctcccctatgctctgtgtacacatgctgctcttccttctcTATTCTTCTCCCCTATGCTCCGTGTag